In Paeniglutamicibacter kerguelensis, one genomic interval encodes:
- a CDS encoding 2Fe-2S iron-sulfur cluster-binding protein, whose product MTTIVYEHADGSESTILAKPGDSVMRTAVLNNVPGIVAECGGNAMCATCHVYVAQIPGLPEVADAEDEMLDCTAAERGADSRLSCQLPAVDGLRVRIPETQT is encoded by the coding sequence ATGACAACCATTGTTTACGAGCACGCCGACGGCAGTGAATCAACGATCCTCGCGAAACCGGGGGACAGCGTCATGCGCACCGCGGTGCTGAACAACGTCCCCGGCATCGTGGCCGAATGCGGCGGCAACGCCATGTGCGCAACATGCCACGTCTACGTTGCCCAGATCCCGGGACTGCCCGAGGTCGCGGACGCGGAGGATGAGATGCTCGACTGCACGGCAGCGGAACGCGGCGCCGACAGCCGGCTGTCGTGCCAGCTCCCGGCCGTTGACGGGTTGCGCGTCAGGATCCCGGAAACCCAAACATGA
- a CDS encoding ABC transporter substrate-binding protein, with amino-acid sequence MLSSTPTRRALLGAGALALLLTATACAGTNAGAGAAEPGAATVKVGYFPLVHTATAVHASEAGVFSKNGINVELVQTQGGATAIPTLVSGNIDVTYTNYTSVLLAKHKGIPLTIISGNDVGVEDHGIFVKKDSGIESIADLKGKKFAVNNLQNIGTIAITSLLEEAGLQRGDVEIIEMPYPDMQAALDSGNTDAIWQVEPFQASAKTNGFTKIGNLFDGPVADMPVAGWITTEKFAKENPEAIKAFKASIGESAKELQDNRDELVKLVPTFTKVTAEVVKQIEMPKFTSDIDNDQLAKAAELMHKYGIIDKPLDVGTLLPNE; translated from the coding sequence ATGCTTTCTTCGACTCCCACCCGTCGCGCACTTCTGGGCGCAGGCGCCCTCGCTCTCCTCCTGACCGCCACCGCTTGTGCGGGCACCAATGCCGGGGCCGGCGCCGCCGAACCCGGGGCCGCCACGGTAAAGGTCGGGTACTTCCCGCTGGTCCACACCGCGACCGCGGTCCACGCATCCGAGGCGGGGGTCTTTTCCAAGAACGGCATCAACGTCGAACTGGTGCAAACCCAGGGCGGAGCCACTGCCATCCCGACGCTGGTCTCCGGGAACATCGATGTCACCTACACGAACTACACCTCAGTCCTGCTTGCAAAACACAAGGGCATCCCGCTGACCATCATCTCCGGAAACGACGTCGGCGTCGAAGACCACGGGATCTTCGTCAAGAAGGACTCGGGAATCGAGTCCATTGCCGACTTGAAGGGCAAGAAGTTCGCGGTGAACAACCTCCAGAACATCGGCACGATCGCCATCACCTCCCTGCTGGAGGAAGCAGGCCTGCAGCGCGGCGACGTGGAGATCATCGAGATGCCGTACCCGGACATGCAGGCGGCGCTGGACAGCGGCAACACCGACGCGATCTGGCAGGTCGAGCCCTTCCAGGCGAGCGCCAAGACCAACGGGTTCACCAAGATCGGGAACCTCTTCGACGGTCCGGTGGCCGACATGCCGGTGGCCGGCTGGATCACCACGGAGAAATTCGCCAAGGAAAACCCCGAGGCGATCAAGGCCTTCAAGGCTTCCATCGGCGAATCGGCGAAGGAATTGCAGGACAACAGGGACGAACTGGTGAAGCTGGTGCCGACCTTCACCAAGGTCACGGCCGAAGTCGTGAAGCAAATCGAAATGCCCAAATTCACCAGCGACATCGACAATGACCAGCTTGCCAAGGCCGCGGAGCTGATGCACAAGTACGGCATCATCGACAAGCCGTTGGACGTCGGCACCCTGTTGCCGAACGAATAG
- a CDS encoding IclR family transcriptional regulator, which produces MANSSAGRSSLSRAIQLLAAFDVDALFLTVSQLAARSGLSLTTTHRLLGELVETGLLERQPDKSYRLGVRLWELAAKTPGAVGLREIARPHLNAVHARVRQHTQLAVRDGHEVIFLDRVSFPQAVVNYTLIGGRLPLHASSSGLVLLAHAPTEFQEEMIDSDLFAYTPETVHMPSALRGLLQNVRRDGHAVGNGYIHADARGIAVPIRGVNQDVIAALSVVVPNDETAVAPVVTLLAAASRAISRDLLAAYTDDGEGTFRVLVRSSERSMAALPSIPKITPEPTGVHHKSS; this is translated from the coding sequence GTGGCCAATTCATCGGCGGGTCGATCCTCGTTGAGTCGAGCCATACAGCTGCTCGCGGCCTTCGACGTCGATGCCCTGTTCCTGACGGTGTCCCAGCTGGCGGCCCGATCCGGCCTTTCGCTGACGACCACCCACCGGCTGCTCGGCGAACTGGTCGAGACCGGGTTGCTGGAACGGCAACCAGACAAGAGCTACCGCCTGGGCGTGCGGCTCTGGGAGCTGGCCGCCAAGACCCCGGGCGCCGTCGGCCTGCGCGAAATAGCCAGGCCGCACCTGAACGCCGTGCATGCCCGGGTCAGGCAGCATACGCAGCTGGCTGTGCGCGACGGCCACGAGGTGATTTTCCTGGACCGAGTGTCGTTCCCGCAGGCGGTGGTGAACTACACGCTCATCGGTGGCAGATTGCCGTTGCATGCTTCAAGCAGCGGGCTGGTGCTGCTGGCGCATGCACCGACAGAGTTCCAGGAGGAAATGATCGATTCCGACTTGTTCGCCTACACACCGGAAACCGTGCACATGCCCTCCGCGCTGCGCGGGCTCCTGCAAAATGTGCGGCGGGACGGTCACGCCGTGGGCAACGGCTACATCCACGCCGATGCGCGCGGCATTGCGGTGCCCATTCGCGGGGTGAACCAGGACGTCATCGCGGCCTTGAGCGTGGTGGTGCCCAACGACGAGACCGCGGTAGCACCCGTCGTCACCCTGTTGGCCGCCGCATCCCGGGCCATTTCACGGGATTTGCTTGCCGCCTACACTGACGACGGGGAGGGTACCTTTCGGGTGCTGGTGCGCTCCAGCGAACGATCGATGGCCGCCCTGCCCTCGATTCCCAAGATCACCCCGGAACCGACGGGCGTGCACCACAAGTCATCTTGA
- a CDS encoding ion channel protein, which translates to MWIVSTVDEQEVPSVRLLLQLSVPAIVVGVVSAVGLFLVDEAAHLIEEFLWEFLPHLLNIPPDSGWWIFAVLSFTGFAIGLIVTFVPGRGGPDSATIELVAPPMALTAVPGVFMVAALGLAGGVSLGPEAPVIGINTAIVFALVNRFWPQINVGLVMMVSAAGTIGALFGTPVAAILVLTGVVAAAKSGGVLWDRLFLPLLSASTASVTMVLLGGQLLKAPVSPPVASTLLELIPAAVLVAGLAALVGLLGSVLFAPVHGLFRRLKSPLLYTTLGGLILGVLGVLGGPLTLFKGSTQTVEIVQRAGEFTPWQLAIMVLIKLAALVIAGAAGFRGGRIFPAVFIGVATGLMCHALMPQIPLTVAISCGALGTVLAVSRDGWIAIFIAAVIGGDTTLFPLLCFVVLPVWLLVARAPEMIVHLPEEPKSPEEPKPGGRHAG; encoded by the coding sequence ATGTGGATCGTGAGCACTGTTGATGAGCAGGAAGTTCCATCCGTCCGGTTGTTGCTGCAATTGTCGGTACCGGCGATCGTCGTGGGCGTCGTTTCCGCGGTGGGCTTGTTCCTTGTGGACGAAGCCGCCCACCTCATCGAGGAATTCCTGTGGGAGTTCCTTCCCCACCTGCTGAACATCCCGCCGGACTCCGGTTGGTGGATTTTCGCGGTCCTGTCCTTCACGGGCTTTGCCATCGGATTGATCGTCACTTTCGTCCCCGGGCGCGGAGGCCCGGACTCGGCAACCATCGAACTCGTTGCCCCGCCCATGGCTCTGACTGCGGTTCCCGGGGTGTTCATGGTGGCGGCCTTGGGCTTGGCCGGCGGAGTGAGCCTGGGCCCGGAGGCACCGGTCATCGGCATCAACACGGCGATCGTCTTCGCGCTTGTCAATCGCTTTTGGCCGCAGATCAACGTCGGGCTCGTGATGATGGTCTCTGCGGCGGGAACGATCGGGGCGCTTTTCGGCACCCCGGTGGCCGCGATACTGGTGCTGACCGGTGTTGTTGCGGCGGCCAAGAGCGGCGGCGTGCTGTGGGACAGGCTTTTCCTGCCGCTACTCTCGGCAAGCACGGCGTCGGTGACGATGGTATTGCTCGGGGGACAGCTACTCAAGGCGCCGGTGTCGCCTCCCGTGGCTTCCACCTTGTTGGAGTTGATCCCCGCGGCCGTCCTAGTGGCAGGTCTCGCGGCCCTTGTGGGACTTCTGGGGTCCGTGCTTTTTGCGCCGGTCCACGGGTTGTTCCGGCGTTTGAAGAGCCCGCTTCTCTATACAACGCTCGGCGGGCTGATCCTGGGCGTGCTGGGCGTGTTGGGCGGCCCGTTGACGCTCTTCAAGGGCAGCACGCAAACGGTGGAAATCGTTCAACGGGCGGGGGAGTTCACTCCGTGGCAACTCGCCATCATGGTTCTCATCAAGCTTGCGGCGCTGGTGATCGCGGGCGCTGCCGGTTTCCGCGGTGGCAGGATCTTCCCCGCAGTGTTCATCGGTGTTGCCACCGGACTCATGTGCCACGCACTCATGCCGCAGATCCCGCTGACCGTGGCGATTAGCTGCGGTGCCTTGGGCACGGTCCTTGCCGTCTCGCGCGACGGATGGATCGCCATATTTATTGCGGCCGTGATTGGCGGGGATACAACGCTCTTCCCGCTGCTTTGCTT
- a CDS encoding NAD(P)/FAD-dependent oxidoreductase: MSIGGTLIVGAGQAGVELATALRAAGDDRPITMIGAERHAPYQRPPLSKGFLKDPSDAGKLLLRDSTWFAQQDITVACGESVDGLVWESDSAGKALTSTGRKIGFASLALATGATPRRLSLPGADLGGIHYLRSVEDARTLAQGLGQSAKLVVIGGGFIGLEVAETARQSGCRVTILEAAHRLIGRAVCETTSTFYLQAVQRRGTKVRTGAEIAGFTGENGSVRSVQVRDATGNLEEIAADLVLIGIGVVPETGLAERLGLAVDNGVHVDERMVASDGRTVALGDMANMPLPGGPRGDIERIRLESVPNAIEQARIAAATLMGGTESYSAVPWFWSDQGGIKLQIAGLSHGHDRTVLRGDPDSEKFCVLYYLREQLVAADCINNPRDFMAVKTALRTGVPLPPDVVWDVGVPLMEIVRGGQVAVSI, from the coding sequence ATGAGCATCGGCGGAACGCTGATCGTCGGTGCGGGGCAGGCAGGCGTCGAGCTGGCCACTGCACTGCGCGCCGCGGGGGACGACCGCCCGATCACCATGATCGGGGCCGAACGCCATGCCCCCTACCAACGCCCGCCGCTGTCCAAGGGTTTCCTCAAGGACCCGTCGGACGCGGGCAAGCTGTTGTTGCGCGATTCGACGTGGTTTGCGCAGCAAGACATCACCGTTGCCTGCGGTGAATCCGTTGACGGCCTGGTCTGGGAATCTGACAGCGCGGGAAAGGCGCTTACCTCCACGGGACGGAAAATCGGGTTTGCTTCCCTTGCCCTGGCGACCGGGGCCACCCCGCGGCGGCTGTCCCTGCCCGGGGCGGACCTCGGCGGAATCCACTACCTGAGAAGCGTGGAGGACGCCAGGACCCTGGCGCAAGGCCTGGGGCAGTCAGCGAAGCTGGTGGTCATCGGGGGCGGATTCATCGGGTTGGAAGTCGCCGAGACGGCAAGGCAATCCGGTTGCCGGGTCACGATCCTGGAGGCCGCCCACCGGCTCATCGGTCGGGCCGTTTGCGAAACCACCAGCACGTTCTACCTGCAGGCAGTTCAGCGGCGGGGAACGAAGGTGCGCACCGGTGCGGAAATAGCGGGATTCACCGGCGAGAACGGATCTGTCCGTTCCGTGCAGGTCCGCGACGCCACCGGGAACCTTGAGGAGATCGCGGCGGACCTGGTGCTCATCGGCATCGGCGTGGTCCCGGAGACCGGCCTGGCCGAACGGCTGGGATTGGCCGTGGACAACGGCGTCCACGTCGACGAGCGCATGGTGGCGTCGGACGGGCGAACCGTGGCGCTCGGCGACATGGCCAACATGCCGTTGCCCGGCGGCCCGCGAGGGGACATCGAACGGATCCGGCTGGAGAGCGTCCCCAACGCGATCGAACAGGCCCGGATCGCCGCGGCCACGCTCATGGGCGGGACCGAATCCTACTCGGCCGTTCCGTGGTTCTGGTCCGACCAGGGCGGCATCAAACTGCAGATCGCGGGCCTGTCGCACGGTCATGACCGGACCGTCCTGCGCGGGGATCCGGACAGCGAGAAGTTCTGCGTGCTGTATTACCTTCGCGAGCAATTGGTCGCGGCCGACTGCATCAACAATCCGCGTGATTTCATGGCGGTCAAGACGGCATTGCGCACCGGCGTCCCGCTGCCGCCCGATGTGGTGTGGGACGTGGGCGTCCCGTTGATGGAAATCGTACGCGGCGGACAGGTCGCGGTATCCATATAG
- a CDS encoding glycerophosphodiester phosphodiesterase family protein: protein MAFSEPLRGHGRVLGVFIPETESNHTMKLRNLTLGTLTACMLAGMAVPGVAAPLTANNNDAPILVGHRGAGGVAPENTLAAFKAGSQSGADFVELDVQLSSDGVPFIFHDETPARTTNVEEVFPGRTNDPITSFTWKELRQLDAGSYFSANYAGEKIPHFDEVIDVVTGNTGVFIEIKSPAKSPGVEKVVADALANDAKWSKLERAGKIEVLGFDVASNKKFAALAPEVPLQQLTGSVPGEAVLADYATYADSFGTSYRGLDAAGAARVKNAGLGLGVYTVNSAAAVDASLALGAERITGDFPQQMKRHIAGQKPFPSNDGVVIADSVNDMPGDDLQAETGEHVILANTGNRSIDVGGYVLRDAANNMLSIGEGYTLEPGDRLRVYPGPGTNSADAFYLGGNVGVLNNGGDSLGLWNAKGKLMDTFAN from the coding sequence GTGGCATTCTCTGAACCGTTGCGTGGCCACGGAAGGGTGTTGGGTGTGTTCATCCCCGAGACTGAAAGCAACCACACCATGAAGCTTCGCAACCTCACGCTTGGAACGTTGACCGCCTGCATGCTCGCCGGAATGGCGGTACCCGGCGTGGCCGCACCGCTGACCGCCAACAATAATGACGCACCGATCCTGGTCGGGCACCGCGGCGCAGGTGGCGTCGCACCGGAAAACACGCTGGCGGCGTTCAAGGCCGGAAGCCAGTCCGGTGCTGACTTCGTCGAGCTCGACGTCCAGCTCAGCAGCGACGGCGTCCCGTTCATCTTCCACGACGAAACCCCGGCACGCACCACCAACGTCGAAGAGGTGTTCCCGGGCCGCACGAACGACCCGATCACCTCCTTCACCTGGAAGGAACTGCGCCAGCTCGATGCGGGTTCCTACTTCTCCGCCAACTACGCAGGGGAGAAGATCCCGCACTTCGACGAGGTCATCGACGTCGTCACCGGGAACACCGGGGTGTTCATCGAGATCAAGTCCCCGGCCAAGTCTCCGGGCGTGGAAAAGGTCGTTGCCGATGCGCTGGCCAATGACGCCAAGTGGAGCAAGCTGGAACGGGCGGGAAAGATCGAGGTCCTCGGCTTCGACGTCGCCTCGAACAAGAAGTTCGCCGCCCTGGCCCCGGAGGTCCCGCTGCAGCAGCTGACCGGCAGCGTTCCGGGCGAGGCGGTCCTGGCCGATTACGCGACCTACGCCGACTCCTTCGGCACCAGCTACCGCGGCCTGGATGCCGCGGGAGCCGCCCGCGTCAAGAACGCCGGCCTGGGCCTGGGCGTCTACACCGTGAACTCCGCCGCGGCCGTGGACGCTTCGCTGGCGCTGGGTGCCGAGCGCATCACCGGCGACTTCCCGCAGCAGATGAAGCGCCACATTGCCGGCCAGAAGCCCTTCCCGTCCAACGACGGGGTGGTCATCGCGGATTCGGTCAACGACATGCCCGGCGACGACCTGCAGGCCGAAACCGGCGAGCACGTCATCCTGGCCAACACCGGAAACCGCAGCATCGACGTCGGCGGCTACGTGCTGCGCGACGCGGCAAACAACATGTTGAGCATCGGCGAGGGCTACACGCTGGAGCCGGGCGACCGGCTGCGCGTGTACCCGGGTCCGGGCACCAACAGCGCCGACGCCTTCTACCTGGGCGGCAACGTCGGGGTGCTGAACAACGGCGGCGACTCGCTCGGGCTCTGGAACGCCAAGGGAAAGCTGATGGACACCTTCGCGAACTAG
- a CDS encoding FAD-dependent oxidoreductase — protein sequence MVARLDTVVVGGGAMGSATAWALAGRGREVTLLEQFEPGHKLGASHGTTRNLNLGYSDPTYVAMLSEALGLWTLLGQQSGTEQVARTGTVNHGDPAAQAQTLEVLTQVGIRAEELSAAEAGERWRGIRFRGPALYMPDGGQLNPDLALPSFQQVAQESGAHIRHGVRLVELRVLADDEVRLVLESAAGTETVHARSVVVTAGAWTGKLLGAEYPLLRMTVTQEQPLHFAPANRDAVWPGFNHALVPGSPGFEHAYSPVYGMLTPGEGVKAGWHGTGAPTDPDKRSFASEPSQRRALQDYARVWLPGVDADAFTEISCTYTNTEDEDFVLDRIGPVVIGAGFSGHGFKFTPVIGRILADLVDGRGTAPAKFAAARKIADTTFSDRRSRLPRNSD from the coding sequence ATGGTTGCACGGTTGGATACGGTCGTTGTTGGTGGCGGTGCCATGGGTTCGGCAACCGCATGGGCGCTGGCCGGGCGTGGACGCGAGGTCACCCTGCTCGAGCAATTCGAACCGGGCCACAAGCTCGGCGCCTCGCACGGAACCACCCGCAACCTGAACCTCGGCTATTCAGACCCCACCTATGTGGCAATGCTTTCCGAGGCGCTGGGCCTATGGACGCTGCTGGGCCAACAAAGCGGCACCGAACAAGTCGCCCGGACCGGAACCGTCAACCACGGCGATCCCGCAGCCCAGGCGCAGACCCTGGAGGTGCTCACTCAAGTGGGCATTCGCGCAGAGGAGCTTTCCGCGGCCGAAGCTGGTGAGCGCTGGCGCGGCATCAGGTTCAGAGGGCCAGCGCTGTACATGCCGGACGGCGGACAGCTGAATCCGGACCTGGCGCTGCCCAGCTTCCAGCAGGTTGCGCAGGAGTCCGGAGCGCACATCCGGCACGGTGTACGTCTGGTCGAACTGCGGGTGCTCGCCGATGACGAGGTGCGCCTGGTGCTCGAATCGGCTGCAGGAACCGAAACCGTTCATGCACGAAGCGTCGTAGTCACGGCCGGCGCCTGGACAGGAAAGCTGCTCGGCGCCGAGTACCCACTTCTGCGGATGACCGTCACGCAGGAACAACCGCTGCACTTTGCGCCCGCGAACCGGGACGCCGTGTGGCCCGGCTTCAACCACGCGCTGGTTCCCGGGTCCCCGGGATTTGAGCACGCGTACTCCCCCGTCTACGGGATGCTCACCCCGGGTGAGGGCGTCAAGGCCGGATGGCACGGGACAGGCGCACCCACCGATCCGGACAAGCGGAGCTTCGCATCCGAGCCCTCCCAGCGCCGCGCGCTGCAGGACTATGCGCGGGTCTGGCTTCCGGGCGTGGACGCCGACGCCTTCACGGAGATCAGCTGCACCTACACGAACACCGAGGACGAGGACTTCGTCCTCGACCGCATCGGTCCCGTCGTCATCGGTGCGGGGTTCTCCGGACACGGGTTCAAGTTCACACCTGTCATCGGGAGGATCCTTGCGGACCTGGTCGACGGCAGAGGAACCGCGCCGGCAAAGTTTGCCGCCGCCCGGAAGATCGCCGACACCACGTTCTCCGATCGTCGGTCACGGCTGCCCCGGAACAGCGACTGA
- a CDS encoding cytochrome P450, with amino-acid sequence MSNALPAETTWTIAPEGVPGLDLDPFSDYFLTDPYLGHAAMRDAGPVVWLERYGIYAVARYKEVSEVLANHAIFVSSRGVGISDFAKNKPWRPPSLLLEADPPEHTEARAVVTRIMNPKLIRSLKESFQAHADTVVVEVAARGHIDGVKDLAERYPLEVFPDWVGLDKDGRENLLPYGSMVFNTFGPINRLYEEALEKGSKAAVWIMEQCAPGRPAPGGFGAQVHAEAAAVGYTEDEQARLLRSFLSAGVDTTVHGIGSALHALAANPGQFELLKADPTRARATFEETVRHAAPVQTFFRTANEDTQIGGISIPEGSKVLMFLAAANRDPREWENPDDFEIMRRANGHVGFGFGIHACLGQMLARLEGECVLNSLARLVDKIEMTGEAEIQLNNTLRGLERLPLRLTPATEEQKG; translated from the coding sequence ATGAGCAACGCATTGCCTGCCGAAACAACGTGGACCATCGCCCCGGAGGGTGTCCCCGGACTTGACCTGGATCCCTTCAGCGATTACTTCCTGACCGACCCCTACCTTGGACATGCGGCCATGCGTGATGCCGGCCCCGTGGTGTGGCTTGAACGCTACGGGATCTATGCGGTTGCCCGGTACAAGGAAGTCTCAGAGGTCCTGGCCAACCACGCAATCTTCGTCTCCTCACGCGGTGTGGGCATCAGCGATTTCGCCAAGAACAAGCCCTGGCGCCCGCCTTCGCTGCTCCTCGAAGCCGATCCGCCGGAACACACCGAAGCCCGTGCCGTGGTCACCCGGATCATGAACCCGAAACTCATCCGTTCGCTCAAGGAATCGTTCCAGGCGCACGCGGACACCGTCGTGGTGGAGGTTGCCGCCCGGGGGCACATCGACGGGGTCAAGGACCTGGCCGAGCGCTACCCGTTGGAGGTTTTCCCCGACTGGGTGGGTCTGGACAAGGACGGGCGCGAAAACCTGTTGCCCTACGGGTCAATGGTCTTCAACACCTTCGGTCCGATCAACCGGCTCTACGAGGAAGCACTGGAGAAGGGCTCCAAGGCCGCCGTGTGGATCATGGAGCAATGCGCCCCGGGCCGTCCGGCCCCCGGCGGATTCGGTGCGCAGGTCCACGCGGAGGCAGCCGCCGTGGGCTACACCGAGGACGAACAAGCCAGGCTGTTGCGCTCGTTCCTCTCCGCCGGGGTGGACACCACGGTGCACGGCATCGGATCGGCGTTGCATGCGCTGGCCGCCAACCCCGGACAGTTCGAGCTCCTCAAGGCCGACCCCACGCGGGCCCGTGCCACCTTCGAAGAAACCGTGCGGCATGCCGCCCCCGTCCAGACGTTCTTCCGCACCGCCAACGAGGACACCCAAATCGGAGGGATTTCGATCCCCGAGGGTTCCAAGGTGTTGATGTTCCTGGCTGCGGCCAACCGGGATCCCCGCGAGTGGGAAAACCCGGATGACTTCGAGATCATGCGGCGCGCCAACGGACACGTGGGCTTCGGGTTCGGCATCCACGCCTGCCTGGGACAGATGCTGGCCCGGCTGGAAGGGGAATGCGTGCTCAACTCCCTGGCCCGCCTTGTCGACAAGATTGAAATGACGGGGGAGGCGGAAATCCAACTCAACAACACGTTACGCGGGCTGGAAAGACTCCCGCTGCGGCTGACCCCGGCAACCGAGGAGCAGAAGGGCTAG
- a CDS encoding potassium channel family protein: protein MAVKKTQTDFMNLDAGGRIRVAILGALRMLLVLTASFLFYFLIPIGGFNESNPAAAWIRLSGVVLAFLTILGFQVRVVVTARVPQVQAVEAVVQSVVVFILLFALLYLSLSATDTSNFSEPLDRVGALYFTSSTFATVGFGDITPVTSLARGLVSIQMIAGLGVLVMVAKLAFFAARKGLGREV from the coding sequence ATGGCCGTCAAAAAGACGCAAACGGATTTCATGAATCTTGATGCCGGCGGAAGAATCCGTGTTGCGATTCTGGGCGCCCTCCGGATGCTCCTTGTGCTGACGGCTTCGTTTCTTTTCTACTTCCTGATTCCCATCGGCGGGTTCAATGAAAGCAACCCTGCCGCGGCGTGGATCAGGCTCTCCGGCGTGGTCCTGGCATTCCTCACGATCTTGGGCTTCCAGGTGCGGGTCGTGGTTACCGCACGTGTTCCGCAGGTCCAAGCGGTGGAAGCGGTGGTGCAAAGTGTCGTGGTGTTCATACTCCTGTTTGCCTTGCTCTACTTGTCGCTCTCGGCCACCGACACGTCGAACTTTAGCGAACCACTGGACAGGGTCGGCGCCCTCTATTTCACTTCGAGCACGTTCGCCACGGTCGGATTCGGTGACATTACGCCCGTGACATCCTTGGCCAGGGGGCTGGTCTCCATCCAGATGATTGCGGGCCTTGGGGTCCTTGTCATGGTCGCCAAGCTTGCTTTCTTTGCTGCCCGGAAGGGGCTGGGTCGAGAGGTCTAA
- a CDS encoding AI-2E family transporter has protein sequence MDEQTAGSAGKTADAHAPESLTRRNSRHQASGPRRGRRPVSLGPIPGIGTNPMGWGFRVTLGVLIALLLAVSLDSLAPVTFNICAALFLALALNPLVGMLRRRGVSRGKAVLLIALVFALVAGVFLAFFVPFAIRQGIALVLSIPAGLQSLATQEWVLDLNTLTNGGVESFLRTLGDTVGQTAFWGSVAGGALRLGGTLVGLVSSAVFIAVLTLYFLMSLRSMKRGFYSLVSASKRHTTIYLTEKITDSVGRYLGGMVVLAFFNALFSLLLLTLTGVPFAAVISLAAFFITLIPLIGTILTTVFMTIFALISSPTAGLIVLISMLIYMQVEAYVLTPKVMSKALEVPGAIVLISATAGATLMGLPGALIAVPAAAAGILIVRYIVVPQRSNQ, from the coding sequence ATGGATGAGCAAACGGCCGGATCCGCCGGAAAAACGGCGGACGCGCATGCCCCAGAAAGCCTGACCCGCCGCAATTCAAGGCACCAGGCCTCCGGCCCGCGGCGCGGACGCCGTCCAGTCTCCTTGGGGCCGATCCCCGGCATCGGCACGAACCCCATGGGGTGGGGTTTCAGGGTCACCCTCGGTGTGCTCATCGCCCTGCTGTTGGCGGTCTCGCTGGACTCGCTTGCCCCCGTGACATTCAATATCTGTGCCGCGCTGTTCCTTGCGTTGGCCTTGAATCCGCTCGTCGGCATGCTTCGCCGCCGGGGGGTCTCGCGCGGGAAGGCGGTGCTGCTCATAGCGCTTGTCTTTGCCTTGGTGGCCGGGGTCTTCCTGGCTTTCTTCGTGCCATTCGCCATACGGCAGGGCATCGCGCTGGTGCTCTCCATTCCAGCGGGCCTTCAAAGCCTGGCGACCCAGGAATGGGTCTTGGACCTCAATACCCTGACAAACGGCGGGGTCGAGTCGTTCTTGCGGACCTTGGGTGACACCGTGGGCCAGACGGCGTTTTGGGGGTCTGTGGCCGGCGGCGCCCTGCGGCTGGGCGGCACCCTGGTCGGTCTGGTCTCCTCGGCCGTTTTCATCGCCGTGCTGACCCTGTATTTCCTGATGTCGTTGAGGTCCATGAAGCGGGGCTTTTACTCGCTGGTGTCCGCCTCGAAGCGCCACACGACCATCTACCTGACCGAGAAGATCACCGACTCGGTCGGACGATACCTTGGCGGAATGGTGGTGTTGGCCTTTTTCAACGCGCTCTTCAGCCTGTTGCTGCTGACCCTGACGGGGGTTCCCTTCGCCGCCGTGATTTCCTTGGCGGCCTTTTTCATCACGCTGATTCCCTTGATCGGAACCATCCTCACCACGGTTTTCATGACGATCTTTGCCCTGATCAGTTCGCCAACCGCCGGGCTCATCGTGCTGATTTCCATGCTGATCTACATGCAGGTGGAGGCCTACGTCTTGACGCCGAAGGTCATGAGCAAGGCTCTGGAAGTTCCCGGAGCCATCGTGCTGATTTCGGCCACCGCCGGGGCTACGCTCATGGGCCTTCCCGGGGCGCTGATCGCCGTTCCCGCGGCGGCCGCGGGCATCCTCATAGTCCGATACATCGTGGTTCCACAACGCAGCAACCAATGA